The proteins below are encoded in one region of Saccopteryx leptura isolate mSacLep1 chromosome 1, mSacLep1_pri_phased_curated, whole genome shotgun sequence:
- the LOC136388642 gene encoding olfactory receptor 8K3-like: protein METQNLTVLNEFILTGITDHPELQTPLFGLFLVIYVISVVGNLGMVILTMVDSRLQTPMYFFLRHLAVTDLGYSTTVGPKMLVSFVVDQNTISYYFCAIQLAFFLVFIISELFILSAMSYDRYVAICNPLLYPVIMSQRTCQLLVAIPYLYSTFVSLLVTIKIFNLSFCGYNVVSHFYCDSLPLLSLLCSNTHEIGMIILILAGFDLISSLLIVLVSYLLILESILRMNSAEGRQKAFSTCGSHLTVVIVFYGTLIFMYVQPESSHSFDSDKVASIVYTLIIPLLNPMIYSLRNKDVKCALQRVWKKLCNTLS, encoded by the coding sequence ATGGAAACACAAAATCTAACAGTGTTAAATGAATTTATTCTCACGGGAATCACAGACCACCCTGAGCTGCAGACTCCGTTATTTGGGCTCTTTCTCGTCATCTATGTGATCTCAGTGGTGGGCAACTTGGGCATGGTCATCCTCACCATGGTGGACTCTAGACTCCAAACACCCATGTACTTCTTTCTCAGACACCTGGCTGTCACTGATCTTGGTTATTCAACAACTGTAGGACCTAAAATGTTAGTAAGTTTTGTTGTGGATCAAAACACCATCTCTTATTATTTCTGTGCTATACAACTAGCTTTCTTCCTTGTGTTCATTATTAGCGAACTTTTTATTCTCTCTGCAATGTCCTATGACCGCTATGTGGCCATCTGTAATCCTCTGCTCTACCCAGTCATCATGTCACAAAGGACATGTCAGCTGCTGGTGGCTATCCCCTATCTCTACAGCACATTTGTTTCTCTTCTAGTCACcataaagatttttaatttatctttttgtgGCTACAATGTTGTCAGTCACTTCTACTGTGACAGTCTCCCCTTGTTATCTTTGCTCTGCTCAAATACGCATGAAATTGGAATGATTATTCTGATATTAGCCGGGTTTGATTTGATCTCATCCCTTCTGATAGTTCTTGTGTCTTACCTGCTCATCCTTGAATCCATTCTCAGGATGAACTCTGCGGAGGGTCGGCAGAAGGCTTTTTCTACTTGTGGATCCCACCTGACGGTGGTCATAGTATTCTATGGGACACTGATATTTATGTATGTGCAACCTGAATCCAGTCATTCTTTTGACAGTGATAAAGTGGCTTCCATAGTTTACACCCTCATTATTCCCCTGTTGAATCCCATGATCTATAGCTTGAGGAACAAAGATGTAAAATGTGCACTACAAAGGGTATGGAAAAAACTGTGTAATACTCTCTCTTAA
- the LOC136388643 gene encoding olfactory receptor 8K3-like: MDKHNLTMLNEFILMGITELPELQAPLFGFFLVVYTVSVVGNLGLIILTEIDSRLQTPMYFFLRHLAFTDLGYSTTIGPKMLVGFPISQHTISYNWCATQLTFFSVFITSEFFILSAMAYDRYVAICNPLLYTVIMSQRLCHLLVAVPYLYSILLSVLVIIKVFISSFCGYVIKHFYCDILPLISLLCSDTHEIKLIILIFSVFNLVSSLLIVLVSYLLILVVIIRMNSAEGRHKAFSTCGSHLTVVVIFYGTLFFMYVQPKSTHSFDTAKMTSLFYTLVIPMLNPLIYSLRNKEVKNALKRTWRMCPNILFKIHCKIH; the protein is encoded by the coding sequence ATGGACAAACACAATCTAACAATGTTGAATGAGTTCATTCTAATGGGGATTACGGAACTTCCAGAGCTGCAGGCTCCATTATTTGGGTTCTTCCTTGTTGTTTACACGGTATCTGTGGTGGGTAACCTGGGCTTGATCATCCTCACCGAGATAGATTCCAGGCTACAGACACCCATGTACTTTTTCCTTAGACACTTGGCTTTCACTGATCTTGGTTATTCAACAACGATAGGACCTAAAATGTTAGTAGGTTTTCCTATAAGTCAACATACAATCTCCTATAATTGGTGTGCTACCCAACTCACTTTCTTCAGTGTATTTATCACAAGTGAATTTTTCATTCTGTCTGCAATGGCCTATGACCGCTATGTGGCCATCTGTAACCCTCTGCTCTACACAGTCATCATGTCACAAAGATTATGTCACTTGCTGGTGGCAGTACCTTACCTATACAGTATCTTGTTGTCTGTCCTGGTCATCATTAAAGTTTTCATTTCCTCATTTTGTGGGTATGTCATCAAACATTTCTATTGTGATATCCTGCCATTGATATCTTTGCTCTGCTCAGATACACATGAAATTAAATTGATCATTCTGATCTTTTCAGTTTTTAACCTGGTTTCATCTCTTCTGATAGTTCTTGTGTCCTACCTTCTGATCCTGGTTGTCATCATCAGGATGAACTCTGCAGAGGGCAGGCACAAGGCCTTTTCTACCTGTGGGTCTCACCTGACAGTCGTAGTCATATTCTATGGGACCTTATTCTTTATGTATGTGCAGCCCAAGTCCACACATTCGTTTGATACTGCTAAAATGACCTCTTTGTTTTACACGTTGGTTATACCTATGCTGAATCCCTTGATCTATAGTTTGAGGAACAAAGAGGTGAAAAATGCCCTAAAAAGAACTTGGAGAATGTGTCcaaatattctatttaaaattcaCTGTAAGATACATTAG